A single genomic interval of Pyrus communis chromosome 5, drPyrComm1.1, whole genome shotgun sequence harbors:
- the LOC137735616 gene encoding uncharacterized protein: MLNILMATLYDQFIKKDIQNFEEFQFAILDIFNTFNSSLPGKHYEVPLRKEIEDMFVSWKNAKVQDRRGIFIQFMKDNVRLSKVDNATVITGVVTPPVAMAAKREGERVPQLKMIKAIPDVFFVPSATVLALISVKISRRIFTAKRASLTHSEPDIQMKTENIGEARAPQGGEPAPQGGAPAPLVIGNSHEQREIRPSNLHRRPSVTGNSHGEQEIRPSNPNRRWCLTKCLNEDCIYCARPCSFES, translated from the exons ATGCTAAACATTTTAATGGCAACGCTGTACGATCAGTTCATCAAGAAAGATATCCAAAATTTTGAGGAATTCCAGTTCGCCATTCTCGATATCTTCAA CACTTTTAATTCTTCTCTGCCCGGTAAACACTACGAAGTGCCGTTGCGCAAGGAAATCGAG GATATGTTCGTAAGTTGGAAAAATGCTAAAGTGCAAGACAGGAGGGGCATCTTCATCCAATTCATGAAGGATAATGTAAGGCTAAGCAAGGTCGATAACGCTACCGTGATAACAGGAGTTGTAACGCCGCCAGTAGCCATGGCTGCTaaaagagaaggggagagagtgCCCCAGCTGAAAATGATCAAGGCCATTCCTGACGTCTTTTTCGTGCCATCAGCGACAGTGTTGGCTCTCATTTCTGTTAAGATTTCCAGAAGAATTTTCACTGCAAAAAGAGCATCTTTGACACACTCCGAACCTGATATCCAGATGAAGACCGAAAACATTGGCGAAGCCAGGGCACCGCAAGGAGGTGAGCCCGCACCGCAAGGAGGTGCGCCCGCACCTTTGGTCATCGGAAATTCCCATGAGCAGCGAGAAATACGCCCCTCTAACCTGCACAGAAGACCTTCGGTCACTGGAAATTCCCATGGGGAGCAAGAAATACGCCCCTCCAATCCGAACAGAAGGTGGTGTTTGACGAAATGCCTAAATGAAGACTGCATCTACTGCGCACGACCTTGTAGCTTTGAATCATGA
- the LOC137735648 gene encoding uncharacterized protein translates to MPQKRKLQAILTKWRKKYMPIWRKIDRRWDDQLHQPLHAAGYYLNPQFRYEDNFSDTDEVRNGLFACMDRMLGKGKEREEADVQLDLFTNKRGPFADSMAMQTRKKRTPTAWWERFGHKTPELTKFAIRVLSLTCSASGCERNWSTFSMIHTKRRNRLEHKRLNALAYVKYNLALQQRSKKRMEKYDPIVVEEIASDDEWITEIEDPVLPEDPTWLEDELLYNVEAVRNVPTPVYEGGSYIREPRESSPPPREPTPPPREPTPPPCEPTPPPSPREPTQPRGPITYKRKRGNEESSSRTRRNVEYDSEDSFDEMMRCPTSSSRVGNEEDDVAFYLDEEDLDE, encoded by the exons ATGCCGCAAAAGAGAAAATTGCAAGCAATCTTAACAAAGtggagaaaaaaatatatgccTATTTGGAGAAAGATAGATCGTAGATGGGACGATCAACTTCATCAACCACTACATGCGGCGGGCTATTACTTAAACCCACAATTTCGATATGAGGATAATTTCTCAGATACTGATGAAGTGCGAAATGGGTTGTTTGCTTGCATGGATAGGATGCTTGGGAAAGGGAAAGAACGTGAAGAGGCCGATGTTCAATTGGATTTATTTACTAATAAGCGTGGTCCATTTGCGGATTCTATGGCTATGCAAACTAGGAAAAAGCGAACACCAA cGGCTTGGTGGGAGCGCTTTGGGCATAAAACACCCGAGTTAACGAAATTTGCTATCCGAGTTCTAAGCCTTACTTGTAGTGCATCGGGATGTGAAAGGAATTGGAGCACATTTTCAATG ATTCATACAAAACGAAGGAATAGGCTTGAACACAAAAGGCTTAATGCTTTAGCCTATGTCAAGTACAATTTGGCTTTACAACAAAGAAGTAAGAAAAGGATGGAGAAGTATGATCCTATTGTTGTGGAAGAAATTGCCTCCGATGATGAATGGATAACAGAGATAGAAGATCCCGTTCTTCCCGAAGATCCTACATGGCTTGAGGATGAGTTATTGTATAATGTTGAGGCCGTAAGGAATGTGCCAACCCCGGTTTATGAAGGTGGCTCATACATTCGAGAGCCTAGAGagtcttctcctcctcctcgtgAGCCTACTCCTCCTCCTCGTGAGCCTACTCCTCCTCCTTGTGAGCctactcctcctccttctcctcgtGAGCCTACTCAACCTCGGGGTCCTATTACATACAAAAGAAAACGGGGTAATGAAGAATCCTCAAGTAGAACTAGAAGAAATGTGGAATATGATTCGGAAGATTcttttgatgaaatgatgagatGCCCGACAAGTTCAtctagagttggcaatgaagaggATGATGTTGCCTTTTATTTAGATGAAGAGGATTTAGATGAATGA